ACCGCCGCGCCTGCGAGCACCTCCTGCCGCCGAAGCCGGTACGCGAGGCGCGGTTCGAGCTCGCTGGCGGGAAGCTCCGGAACCGAGTAGCCGAAGATGGCTCGCATGTAGCTCTCTAGCTGGAGCAGGCCAGGGATGTGCATGACCTCCACCTGACGCAAATACCTAGCGTGGTGCTCTAGTTCAGCCAGGTCGAGTGAGCGCGGGGCAAGCACACCCCGGTACTCCTCCCACCATCCCTGGCCGCGCTCGTTCGCCATTTCCACCAGCTCGTCCACGAACGCCCGGTCGCCACAGGCGTAATGCGCGGCCAGCCGCCGAATCCGCTCCTCGCTAACCCCGAAGCGCCCTGCTTCGAGATGGCTCACCTGCGTCGCACCGGACCCCAGCAACGCAGCCGCTTCACGGGCCGTCACGCCCGCCGCCTCACGCAGCTTGCGCAGCTCCGAGCCCAGTCGTTCCTGGCGTGCCGTTGGGTTGCTCCTCGGCGGCATGAGTCGCCCCTTTCCTCGCAGCT
This is a stretch of genomic DNA from Streptomyces sp. NBC_00237. It encodes these proteins:
- a CDS encoding helix-turn-helix transcriptional regulator, with translation MPPRSNPTARQERLGSELRKLREAAGVTAREAAALLGSGATQVSHLEAGRFGVSEERIRRLAAHYACGDRAFVDELVEMANERGQGWWEEYRGVLAPRSLDLAELEHHARYLRQVEVMHIPGLLQLESYMRAIFGYSVPELPASELEPRLAYRLRRQEVLAGAAVPYEAVIHEAALRIKVGSAKVGRAQLERLLNVSELGNVTVRVIPFDVEGFAGSGYAMLYAGGPVPELDTVQLDTAHGSLFLDAAPQLRKYRSLYEKIVSAALPAAKSRDFIHRIAQEM